One window from the genome of Oceanispirochaeta sp. encodes:
- a CDS encoding ABC transporter ATP-binding protein has product MNTSVKVDNVTFSYGQNFRLDLPELEILQGEFTVILGPNGSGKTTFFSLLRGRLKPEKGRITVCGQNLSLLKGSERAALVGLVPQRNETAFAYTVREMIAMGFYRKSQSIWHDPVDHKALSLLMERLDLMSLADREVNSLSGGEYQRVLLARVLAQDPEILLLDEPANHLDLHHQEDLLKLLQEQAGQGKTVIAILHDINQALMYADRVILLNNGLCEDSGPAQQVVTPENISKVYKCNLEYYHSIKGDNALLGPVKK; this is encoded by the coding sequence GTGAACACATCGGTTAAGGTTGATAATGTGACTTTTTCCTATGGCCAGAATTTCCGCCTGGACCTTCCGGAACTAGAGATTCTCCAGGGAGAATTCACGGTCATTCTGGGGCCAAACGGATCGGGAAAAACGACATTCTTCTCCCTTCTCCGGGGGAGACTGAAACCCGAGAAGGGAAGGATAACCGTATGCGGTCAGAATTTGTCTCTTCTAAAGGGTTCAGAACGGGCCGCACTGGTTGGTCTTGTACCCCAGAGAAACGAAACTGCTTTTGCCTATACTGTCCGGGAGATGATTGCCATGGGATTTTACCGGAAGAGTCAATCCATATGGCATGATCCTGTGGATCATAAGGCTCTATCATTATTGATGGAAAGACTCGACCTCATGTCTCTGGCAGACCGGGAGGTGAACAGCCTGAGCGGCGGAGAGTACCAGAGGGTTCTTTTAGCCCGGGTTCTGGCTCAGGACCCGGAAATTCTCCTGTTGGATGAACCGGCAAACCACCTGGACCTGCATCATCAGGAGGATCTTCTCAAACTGCTTCAGGAACAAGCCGGACAGGGCAAGACTGTGATTGCCATCCTTCATGATATCAATCAGGCTCTGATGTATGCCGACAGGGTCATCCTTTTAAACAATGGTTTATGTGAAGATTCGGGGCCGGCCCAACAAGTTGTCACCCCGGAGAATATCAGCAAAGTATATAAATGCAACCTGGAATATTATCACAGTATAAAGGGTGACAATGCCCTGCTAGGACCGGTGAAAAAATAA